Proteins found in one Abyssibius alkaniclasticus genomic segment:
- a CDS encoding OmpA family protein: MKNRKLNSTTAMIVTLSFLQPLPGLAQSSSVLQCLQNFSGDASAAESACLDTLVRSGVACDPGLSGAGGNAGPGNGDEPLESVAARILRTANAQACAAEDAAAAAQAQAEAEAAQAQAEAEAAAAAEAEAAAAAEAEAAAQAQAAAAAEAEAAAQAQAAAEAEAAAEQEALAAEEAAAEAEAAAQAQAAAEAEAEASAQAQAAAEAEAAAAEVEAAQAQAEAEAEALAAEDAEAEAEAATAESVAAAIAETAAADAAAAAARAQAEAEAEAAARAAAEAKDCTVELVDATGATLCADEMSQAEIAAITADAAADENVVVTTETIAEDSARTSSEEFAEAEAGRSGISDLERAGLFALGALAIGAILSNGQRVTARTDDRVVLQDQYGNFSVLKNEDVLVQTPGSNIRTETFNDGSMRTFVTREDGSQIVTIINAQGRVLRRSKIDIDGNEVLLIDDTRYFEPVEIEALPEPSAVDLAYLNATDTAGLRAALRAAEQRDIGRTFSLSQVRQYRELRNLAPEINLDRITFATGSAAIAASEAGRLREIGLLMLELIDENPNELFLIEGYTDAVGDESYNLLLSDRRAETVALALTEYFGVWPENMVVQGYGERFLLIPTLKAERLNRRVAVRRITNLVN; the protein is encoded by the coding sequence ATGAAGAACAGAAAATTGAATTCGACAACGGCAATGATTGTTACTTTGTCGTTTTTGCAACCGCTGCCCGGTTTGGCGCAATCCTCTTCTGTGCTGCAATGCCTGCAAAACTTCAGCGGCGATGCCAGCGCAGCCGAAAGCGCCTGCCTCGACACGCTTGTAAGGTCCGGCGTTGCCTGCGATCCGGGCCTGTCTGGCGCTGGGGGCAATGCCGGGCCGGGCAACGGCGATGAGCCGCTGGAAAGCGTGGCCGCGCGGATTTTGCGCACCGCCAATGCCCAGGCATGTGCCGCTGAAGACGCCGCCGCAGCAGCACAGGCGCAAGCCGAAGCGGAAGCAGCACAGGCGCAAGCCGAAGCGGAAGCTGCTGCTGCGGCCGAGGCGGAAGCTGCTGCGGCGGCTGAGGCTGAAGCCGCAGCACAAGCACAAGCTGCTGCGGCGGCTGAGGCTGAGGCGGCGGCGCAAGCACAAGCTGCTGCCGAGGCTGAGGCGGCGGCGGAACAGGAAGCCTTGGCTGCAGAAGAGGCCGCTGCCGAGGCTGAAGCCGCCGCGCAAGCACAAGCTGCTGCTGAGGCTGAAGCGGAAGCAAGCGCACAAGCTCAGGCTGCCGCTGAAGCGGAAGCTGCTGCGGCCGAGGTGGAAGCAGCACAGGCGCAAGCCGAAGCCGAGGCGGAAGCTCTGGCCGCTGAAGACGCCGAAGCCGAGGCCGAGGCTGCGACAGCCGAATCCGTTGCCGCCGCCATTGCTGAAACCGCGGCGGCTGATGCCGCTGCCGCTGCGGCGCGTGCCCAGGCCGAAGCCGAGGCCGAGGCGGCCGCGCGTGCAGCAGCCGAAGCGAAGGACTGCACGGTTGAACTGGTTGATGCAACGGGCGCCACACTCTGTGCTGACGAGATGAGTCAGGCCGAAATTGCCGCCATAACCGCCGATGCGGCAGCCGATGAAAATGTCGTGGTGACGACCGAAACCATTGCCGAAGACTCTGCCCGCACCAGCAGCGAGGAGTTTGCCGAGGCCGAAGCAGGACGTAGCGGGATAAGCGACCTTGAACGTGCCGGCCTTTTCGCACTTGGCGCGCTCGCGATTGGCGCCATCCTGTCCAACGGTCAGCGTGTTACGGCACGAACCGATGACCGCGTGGTGCTGCAAGACCAATACGGCAATTTCAGCGTGCTGAAAAACGAGGACGTGCTGGTGCAGACGCCCGGCTCCAACATTCGCACGGAAACCTTCAACGATGGGTCCATGCGCACATTTGTTACCCGCGAAGATGGCAGCCAGATCGTGACGATCATCAATGCGCAAGGCCGCGTCTTGCGCCGCTCAAAGATCGATATTGACGGGAACGAAGTGCTGTTGATCGACGACACCCGCTATTTTGAACCGGTCGAAATCGAAGCTCTGCCCGAGCCATCGGCTGTTGATCTGGCCTATCTGAACGCCACCGATACCGCCGGTCTGCGCGCCGCGTTGCGCGCCGCCGAACAGCGCGATATTGGCCGCACGTTCAGCCTGAGCCAGGTGCGCCAGTATCGCGAGCTGCGCAATCTGGCCCCCGAGATCAACCTTGATCGCATCACCTTTGCGACAGGCTCTGCCGCCATTGCGGCTTCCGAGGCTGGGCGGTTGCGCGAAATCGGGCTGCTGATGCTGGAATTGATCGATGAAAACCCGAATGAGTTGTTTCTGATCGAGGGCTATACCGACGCGGTTGGCGATGAAAGCTACAACCTGCTTCTGTCAGACCGCCGTGCAGAAACCGTGGCGCTGGCGCTGACCGAGTATTTCGGGGTTTGGCCGGAAAACATGGTCGTTCAGGGCTATGGCGAACGGTTCTTGCTGATCCCGACGTTGAAGGCCGAACGGCTGAACCGCCGCGTGGCCGTGCGCCGCATCACCAATCTGGTGAACTAG